Within the Streptomyces sp. YIM 121038 genome, the region GGCGGTGTGGTCATCGCGGGTGACCTCACCCTGCGCATCGCGGACGTGGACCTCGTCCGCATCGACCTGAAGGCGCTGATCAGCACGGTCGGCGCGGCGGTGCCGTCGCCCTGGCCGGAGTACCCCGAGCGCGGAACCGCCGTGCGCGGGCCGAGCTGACGGGAGCCCGCCGTGGACCTCGACCCCCAGACCGTGGAGCGCGACCTCGTCGCGCTCGTCCTCACCGTCGTGGAGCTGCTGCGCCAGCTCATGGAGCGCCAGGCGCTGCGCCGCTTCGACACCGGTGAGTTGACGGAGGACCAGGAGGAGCGGATCGGGCTCACGCTGATGCTCCTGGAGGAGCGGATGGGCGAGCTGCGCGAGCGCTACGGA harbors:
- a CDS encoding gas vesicle protein K; translation: MDLDPQTVERDLVALVLTVVELLRQLMERQALRRFDTGELTEDQEERIGLTLMLLEERMGELRERYGLRPEDLNLDLGPLGPLLPRE
- a CDS encoding gas vesicle protein, whose translation is MTAIEPLYGREIALVDLLDRLLAGGVVIAGDLTLRIADVDLVRIDLKALISTVGAAVPSPWPEYPERGTAVRGPS